Proteins co-encoded in one Christiangramia fulva genomic window:
- a CDS encoding sugar-binding domain-containing protein, with amino-acid sequence MQSKFKILIFLAVFIQFSSPTKAQESGKKLFNKGWSFQKGDSTEVFSNNSDWKNVDLPHDWSIEGPFASKWASGTGFLPGGIGWYKKDFNIENYDPEENYSIYFDGVYKNSEVWINGRYLGKRPNGFIPFQYDLTPYLKPTNNEILVKVDHSEYADSRFYTGSGIYRNVYLLKQNPAHFAQWGVFFTTPEVSNNSAKAKISVEVKNNRKEIVPSTIQAELMNKEGKVIASTEKPLYLRPGKQNYIELNLSIENPELWSPKNPNLYNLKVTIIKENQSVAETWNEKVGFRDFKFDPDKGFFLNGENILIKGVCLHHDAGALGAAVPKEVWRERFQKLKDLGANAIRMSHYPHQDYIYDLADEMGFLVQDEAFDEWEFGKNKWITGWNAGTPGNDGSHEDFAQWGAKDVQDMVRRNRNHASIIMWSIGNEIDYPNDPYSHPVLDEGLNPQIYGKGYQPQNPPAAQLGKFANELVKAAKMFDTTRAVTAALAGVTMSNHTIYPEVLDIVGYNYQEFRYDDDHKNYPKRVIYGSENGDALEAWLAVKNNDYISSQFLWTAFDFIGEAREWPNRSSGAGILDLAGKPKPDFYFRKSLWNENPMVFIGVTNSQKNLNRRWNIQPVWKGKEGEIKWISVYTNTDEVELFLNGESLGRKKGEYTPDQMIGWEVPYQTGELKAKAFNNGKEVASYSLNTPGEVNKMQVSSSKEDYSDSGETFMVDILLVDRKGSRVIDEDKKISFEIEGPAKILALESGDRDSHEIYQSNNRKTYQGRLRAYVQTTGNSENIKIQIKANDLKTQKITIKKE; translated from the coding sequence ATGCAATCGAAATTTAAAATATTAATTTTTTTAGCCGTATTTATACAATTTTCTTCTCCTACTAAGGCGCAAGAATCCGGCAAAAAATTATTTAACAAAGGCTGGAGTTTCCAAAAAGGGGACAGTACTGAAGTATTTTCCAATAATTCGGACTGGAAGAATGTAGATCTCCCACATGACTGGAGTATTGAAGGACCTTTCGCTTCAAAATGGGCCAGCGGTACAGGTTTTCTTCCCGGCGGAATAGGTTGGTATAAAAAAGATTTTAATATTGAAAATTATGATCCAGAAGAAAATTATTCTATCTATTTCGATGGTGTCTATAAAAATAGTGAAGTCTGGATAAATGGGCGCTATTTAGGGAAACGTCCAAATGGATTTATACCTTTTCAATATGACCTAACCCCTTATTTGAAACCGACCAATAACGAAATTCTGGTCAAAGTTGATCATAGTGAATATGCCGACTCCCGTTTTTATACTGGTTCAGGAATCTATCGCAACGTTTATCTGTTAAAACAAAATCCGGCGCATTTCGCCCAATGGGGAGTTTTTTTTACCACTCCTGAAGTTTCAAATAATTCAGCAAAAGCTAAAATATCGGTAGAAGTCAAAAATAATAGAAAGGAAATAGTTCCTTCGACCATTCAGGCCGAATTAATGAATAAAGAAGGAAAAGTTATTGCTTCAACAGAAAAGCCTCTTTACCTAAGACCTGGAAAGCAAAATTATATAGAACTTAATTTAAGTATCGAAAATCCGGAATTATGGTCACCGAAAAACCCAAATTTATATAATTTGAAAGTGACTATCATAAAGGAAAATCAATCTGTCGCCGAAACCTGGAATGAAAAGGTGGGATTTAGAGATTTTAAATTCGATCCCGATAAAGGCTTCTTTCTTAATGGTGAAAATATACTTATAAAAGGGGTTTGTCTCCATCATGATGCTGGTGCTTTAGGAGCTGCAGTTCCAAAAGAAGTATGGAGGGAAAGATTTCAAAAGTTGAAAGATTTAGGAGCAAATGCAATAAGAATGAGCCACTACCCACATCAGGATTATATTTATGATCTGGCAGATGAGATGGGATTCCTGGTTCAAGACGAAGCTTTTGATGAGTGGGAATTTGGTAAGAATAAATGGATTACCGGCTGGAATGCAGGAACTCCTGGCAATGACGGCTCCCACGAAGATTTTGCACAATGGGGCGCAAAGGATGTTCAGGATATGGTCAGAAGAAACCGCAATCATGCTTCCATCATTATGTGGAGCATCGGTAATGAGATCGATTATCCAAATGATCCTTACAGCCATCCTGTTCTTGACGAAGGTCTAAATCCCCAGATATACGGAAAGGGTTATCAGCCACAGAACCCGCCTGCAGCTCAGTTAGGCAAATTCGCAAATGAACTGGTAAAGGCAGCAAAGATGTTTGATACCACTCGCGCGGTTACCGCTGCCCTGGCCGGAGTAACCATGTCAAATCACACTATTTACCCTGAGGTATTAGATATTGTAGGTTATAATTACCAGGAATTTCGTTATGACGATGATCATAAAAATTACCCAAAAAGAGTTATTTACGGCAGTGAAAATGGAGATGCGCTGGAGGCTTGGCTGGCGGTAAAAAACAACGACTATATCTCCTCTCAATTCCTGTGGACTGCTTTCGATTTTATCGGAGAAGCTCGTGAATGGCCTAACAGAAGTAGCGGTGCCGGAATTCTGGATCTTGCCGGAAAGCCAAAACCCGATTTTTATTTCAGAAAAAGTTTATGGAATGAAAATCCGATGGTTTTTATTGGAGTAACCAATAGCCAGAAAAATTTAAACAGACGCTGGAATATTCAACCGGTCTGGAAAGGGAAAGAAGGAGAGATCAAATGGATCTCCGTCTACACCAATACTGATGAGGTGGAATTATTTTTAAATGGGGAATCCCTGGGCCGTAAAAAGGGAGAATATACTCCTGACCAAATGATTGGATGGGAAGTTCCATACCAGACAGGAGAGTTAAAAGCAAAAGCTTTTAATAATGGAAAGGAAGTTGCATCCTATTCTTTAAATACTCCGGGTGAAGTAAATAAAATGCAGGTTTCAAGCAGTAAAGAAGATTATTCAGATTCAGGAGAAACCTTTATGGTCGATATTTTGCTTGTTGATAGAAAAGGTTCCAGGGTGATCGATGAAGATAAAAAAATATCTTTCGAGATTGAAGGACCTGCAAAAATTCTTGCTCTGGAAAGTGGGGACAGAGACAGTCATGAGATCTATCAATCAAATAATAGAAAAACTTATCAAGGCCGATTGCGAGCCTATGTCCAAACTACAGGAAATTCAGAAAACATCAAGATTCAAATAAAAGCAAATGATCTAAAAACTCAAAAGATCACTATTAAAAAAGAATAA
- a CDS encoding RagB/SusD family nutrient uptake outer membrane protein: MKNIFNTKLIYAVIFGSIFLTSCQKDYLEITPTDRVSDAAILSDSTLFEAFVVNRYLGVRLTNKEGDGSAPGFGRGFEYAMWSSLTDESIYNNDDNTWLIQRGQLSPENLGIAGTFWGRSYRSIREVNYALAHIDELNMSESHKNKLKAELHFIRAYRYHDLIRNYGRVVLVGDKVSELGDDFSDPSLFERSSIQDGIDYTINELNLAIEGLPLQNNSDWEEGRATKGAAMALKSRLLLYAASPLYTGGSSDSQKWAEAAQAAKAVMDLGVYNLYPDYQELFLTPGSNSEIIFARYYNLNQLHTHLEIANGPNGYGGWGGNVPLQNLVDDYEMADGTEFNWSDPEEASNPYENRDPRFYETILYNGAEYRGRPVETFVPGGLDSPDGPSNWNTSKSGYYLRKFIDKDLPIINPWGAAGIQNWIYLRYGEILLNYAEAQNEASGPDDSVYEAMNAIRDRAGMPDLPEGLSQSEMRERIRHERRIELAFEEHRFYDVRRWMIADETANKPAKGIKITKSESGDLSYEVITALEGRSFDPKHYWLPIPRDEILASDNQLEQNPGYN, from the coding sequence ATGAAAAATATATTTAACACTAAACTGATTTATGCAGTTATATTTGGTAGTATCTTTCTAACAAGTTGCCAGAAAGACTACCTGGAGATTACACCTACCGACAGGGTATCAGATGCCGCAATTCTCTCAGATTCTACTTTGTTTGAAGCTTTTGTTGTAAATAGATATTTAGGTGTTAGGCTCACAAATAAAGAAGGAGATGGAAGTGCACCAGGATTTGGTCGAGGTTTTGAATACGCAATGTGGAGCTCACTTACAGATGAGTCTATCTACAATAATGATGACAACACATGGCTTATTCAGCGGGGCCAGCTTTCACCAGAAAATCTTGGTATTGCTGGTACTTTTTGGGGACGAAGCTATAGAAGCATTAGAGAGGTTAACTATGCTCTCGCACATATTGATGAGCTTAACATGAGTGAATCTCATAAGAATAAATTAAAGGCGGAATTACATTTTATTCGTGCATATCGCTATCATGATCTTATAAGAAATTATGGACGTGTCGTACTGGTGGGTGACAAGGTCTCAGAATTAGGTGATGATTTTTCAGATCCTTCACTGTTTGAAAGAAGCTCAATTCAAGATGGGATTGATTATACTATCAATGAATTGAATTTAGCCATTGAAGGTTTGCCTCTTCAAAATAATTCTGACTGGGAGGAAGGACGAGCTACTAAAGGCGCTGCAATGGCATTGAAATCAAGATTATTACTCTATGCTGCAAGTCCTTTATATACTGGTGGGTCTTCTGATTCTCAAAAATGGGCCGAAGCAGCGCAGGCTGCGAAAGCTGTAATGGACCTAGGCGTATATAATTTATATCCCGATTATCAGGAATTATTTTTAACACCTGGCTCAAACAGCGAGATTATTTTCGCCAGATATTACAATCTTAATCAGCTCCACACTCACCTTGAAATAGCAAATGGTCCCAATGGATATGGGGGATGGGGTGGTAACGTGCCGCTTCAAAATCTGGTAGATGATTATGAAATGGCCGATGGTACAGAATTTAACTGGAGTGATCCGGAAGAAGCTTCAAATCCTTATGAGAACCGGGATCCGAGGTTTTATGAAACCATTCTATATAACGGTGCCGAATACAGAGGAAGACCAGTTGAAACATTTGTACCTGGTGGATTGGATAGTCCTGATGGTCCTTCTAATTGGAACACCAGTAAAAGCGGTTATTATTTGAGGAAATTCATCGATAAAGACCTTCCTATTATCAATCCATGGGGAGCTGCAGGTATCCAGAACTGGATCTATTTGAGGTATGGAGAAATATTATTGAATTACGCTGAAGCGCAAAATGAAGCGAGTGGCCCTGATGACTCTGTATACGAGGCAATGAATGCTATTCGGGATAGAGCTGGAATGCCAGATTTACCGGAAGGTCTTTCTCAATCTGAAATGAGGGAACGAATTAGACATGAACGAAGAATCGAACTGGCGTTCGAAGAACATCGATTCTATGATGTGAGACGATGGATGATAGCAGATGAAACTGCAAATAAGCCAGCAAAAGGAATAAAAATCACAAAAAGCGAAAGTGGTGATTTATCCTATGAAGTTATTACGGCACTAGAGGGACGTTCTTTTGATCCTAAGCATTATTGGCTGCCGATTCCCCGGGATGAAATTCTCGCTTCAGACAACCAACTTGAACAGAACCCTGGTTACAATTAA
- a CDS encoding glycoside hydrolase family 2 TIM barrel-domain containing protein, producing MKNQKLLYLVFLLYIGAFAQNEKNEWEDPSVLDRNKEGAHAQFVLYQNAEAAKNKKESGYYKSLNGTWKFKIVKSPSERPKDFYEVSLNDSAWKDIQVPSNWEVEGFDIPIYTNVTYPFPKNPPFIDGTYNPVGSYRTNFVIPDNWDGKEIILHFGSISGYARVFLNGKEVGMTKASKTPAEFDITSFVEKGNNLLAVQVFRWHDGSYLEDQDFWRLSGIERDVFLQAMPKTTIWDYFVQSGLTDNYTDGTFNLQVDLRKFENSKIKNPTIQVELFNPSGERIYTQQKEKVDPEGKVNFQEQFQEVERWSSEHPNLYTYVISLSDKKGNMLEALSGKTGFRDVQIKDSQLLVNGKPVSVHGVNLHEHHGTKGHVPDRETMTEDIKLMKQNNINAIRMSHYPHGTELYDLADKYGMYLVDEANIETHGMGAELQGNFDKSKHPAYLKEWAPAHRDRIKRMLERDKNHPSIILWSMGNECGNGPVFHEAYDWIKQRDTTRYISFEQAGQDTNTDIVAPMYPSINYMQNYATDESQQRPFIMCEYSHAMGNSNGNFQEYWDIIESSDHMQGGFIWDWVDQGLKAYTKDGRMFWAYGGDLGGENLQNDQNFNANGLVTADRQPHPGLHEVKKVYQNIGFDLQGEKLQVKNKYNFTNLNAYYFKWQLLANGKKVDGKKFEITLAPGEVKTMSLQLPELNQNTEYFLNVYAYTKEKSALVPADHEVAREQFSIGDYNYFSQEKETDGNLEYTKDDGKISFSTQKIEGIFDLEKGQLTQYHLKNGEKVISKFPQPYFWRAPTDNDFGNNMPIKLVFWKRASEENKIQNVSVGKKTADGLPIFVKYSLSDTTDVAYLVKYLIQPNGDLKITASIDMKGMELPEMPRFGMRMVLPGEYDQLKYYGRGPWENYSDRKTSTFIGKYEDKVENQYTWTYIRPQEAGYHTDVRWLKLTDKNGNGLLIKGDQPLGFSALDIPVEQLDPGMEKAQRHPTDLKPQNKVFLHVDLKQRGLGGDTSWGAYPHKRYRLEDNQYSYSYTLSLKK from the coding sequence ATGAAAAATCAAAAATTGCTATACCTGGTTTTCCTTTTGTACATTGGAGCCTTTGCTCAAAATGAAAAGAATGAATGGGAAGATCCTTCAGTTTTAGATAGAAATAAAGAAGGCGCTCACGCACAGTTTGTTTTATACCAAAATGCCGAGGCTGCCAAAAATAAAAAGGAGTCTGGATATTACAAAAGTCTCAACGGCACCTGGAAGTTTAAAATTGTAAAAAGCCCTTCAGAAAGACCTAAAGACTTTTATGAAGTTAGTCTTAATGACAGTGCCTGGAAGGATATACAGGTTCCTTCCAACTGGGAAGTAGAAGGGTTTGATATTCCCATTTATACCAATGTCACTTATCCATTTCCAAAAAATCCACCTTTTATTGACGGCACTTATAATCCCGTAGGCAGTTACCGGACCAATTTTGTCATTCCTGATAATTGGGATGGAAAAGAAATTATTCTACATTTCGGATCTATTTCAGGATATGCGCGAGTTTTTCTAAACGGAAAAGAAGTTGGGATGACCAAGGCTTCAAAGACTCCCGCCGAATTTGACATTACTTCCTTCGTTGAAAAAGGAAATAATCTTTTAGCCGTACAGGTATTTAGATGGCATGACGGCAGTTATCTGGAAGACCAGGATTTTTGGAGATTAAGTGGTATAGAACGCGATGTGTTCCTCCAGGCAATGCCTAAAACTACTATCTGGGATTACTTTGTCCAGAGCGGTTTGACTGATAATTATACGGATGGAACTTTTAATCTTCAGGTAGATCTTCGCAAATTCGAAAACAGTAAAATAAAAAATCCAACAATTCAAGTCGAATTATTTAATCCTTCAGGTGAAAGGATATATACCCAGCAAAAGGAAAAAGTAGATCCTGAAGGAAAAGTAAATTTTCAAGAGCAATTTCAGGAGGTGGAACGCTGGAGCTCAGAACATCCTAATTTATATACTTATGTAATTTCACTTTCAGATAAAAAAGGAAATATGCTAGAAGCCCTCTCAGGCAAAACAGGTTTCCGTGATGTACAGATTAAAGATTCACAGCTCCTGGTAAACGGGAAACCGGTTTCGGTACATGGAGTGAATTTGCATGAACACCACGGCACCAAAGGCCATGTTCCTGATAGAGAAACCATGACCGAGGATATTAAACTCATGAAACAGAATAATATCAATGCGATACGTATGAGCCATTATCCTCATGGAACTGAATTGTATGATTTAGCCGATAAATATGGAATGTACCTCGTTGATGAGGCGAATATTGAAACGCATGGTATGGGTGCTGAACTTCAGGGTAACTTTGATAAATCCAAACATCCCGCTTATCTTAAAGAATGGGCTCCTGCCCACCGCGACCGGATTAAAAGAATGTTGGAAAGAGATAAAAACCATCCTTCCATTATTCTCTGGTCCATGGGAAATGAATGCGGGAACGGACCTGTGTTTCATGAAGCCTATGACTGGATAAAACAAAGAGATACAACGCGCTACATTAGTTTTGAACAGGCAGGACAGGACACCAATACTGATATCGTGGCTCCTATGTATCCCAGCATAAACTATATGCAAAATTATGCCACCGATGAAAGTCAGCAAAGACCTTTCATTATGTGTGAGTACTCCCATGCTATGGGTAACAGTAATGGTAATTTTCAGGAGTATTGGGATATTATTGAAAGCAGCGACCATATGCAGGGCGGATTTATATGGGATTGGGTTGATCAGGGATTAAAAGCATACACTAAAGACGGAAGAATGTTTTGGGCTTATGGCGGTGATTTAGGAGGCGAAAATCTGCAAAATGATCAAAACTTCAATGCCAATGGGCTGGTAACTGCTGATAGGCAGCCGCATCCGGGCCTACACGAGGTTAAAAAAGTTTATCAAAATATAGGTTTTGATCTGCAGGGAGAAAAATTACAGGTGAAAAATAAATATAACTTTACCAATCTTAATGCTTATTATTTCAAATGGCAATTATTGGCCAATGGTAAAAAAGTGGATGGTAAAAAATTTGAAATTACATTAGCTCCCGGAGAAGTTAAAACCATGAGTCTTCAACTTCCGGAATTGAATCAGAATACAGAATATTTTTTGAATGTTTACGCCTATACTAAAGAAAAATCAGCTTTGGTTCCTGCGGATCACGAAGTAGCCAGAGAACAGTTCTCCATAGGCGATTACAATTATTTCAGCCAAGAAAAAGAAACCGATGGAAATCTTGAATACACAAAGGATGATGGAAAAATAAGCTTTTCAACACAAAAGATTGAGGGTATTTTTGATCTGGAAAAAGGTCAGCTAACTCAGTACCATTTAAAAAACGGTGAAAAGGTAATTTCCAAATTTCCCCAACCCTACTTCTGGAGAGCTCCTACCGATAATGACTTCGGAAACAATATGCCGATAAAACTGGTCTTCTGGAAAAGAGCTTCTGAAGAAAACAAGATACAAAATGTAAGTGTTGGCAAGAAAACCGCTGATGGTCTGCCTATTTTCGTTAAATACAGTTTATCTGATACTACTGATGTGGCCTACCTCGTAAAATACCTGATTCAACCTAATGGAGATTTAAAAATTACCGCCAGTATCGATATGAAAGGCATGGAATTACCGGAAATGCCAAGATTTGGAATGAGAATGGTTTTACCTGGTGAATATGATCAACTGAAGTATTATGGAAGAGGTCCCTGGGAAAACTATTCAGACAGGAAAACATCAACTTTTATTGGCAAATATGAGGATAAGGTCGAAAATCAGTACACCTGGACCTACATAAGACCTCAGGAAGCTGGTTACCATACTGATGTTCGATGGTTAAAACTTACCGATAAGAATGGCAATGGACTTTTAATAAAAGGAGATCAGCCACTTGGTTTCAGTGCACTGGATATTCCGGTAGAACAATTAGACCCGGGAATGGAAAAGGCTCAACGCCATCCCACCGATTTGAAACCTCAGAATAAAGTTTTTCTACATGTAGATTTAAAACAAAGAGGCTTAGGCGGGGATACAAGTTGGGGAGCGTATCCTCATAAAAGGTACAGGCTGGAAGATAATCAGTATAGTTATTCATACACTTTATCCCTGAAAAAATAA
- a CDS encoding glycoside hydrolase family 30 protein, with amino-acid sequence MIKIKALQPFKLCIIILLGCFSAASCQSNDESNIEVPFDNASGEKIINLKIQENNIFQTIENFGASDAWSAQFVGKWPEEKKNIIADLLFSKEIDQEGNPIGIGLSLWRFNLGAGSASQGAASGISDPWRRGESFIVPETGKYDWDKMQGQVWFANAAKSRGVEKLLLFTNSPPVTITRNGKAFTSDSNQSNLSPEHYDEFADYLADVVEGLSKKGLHVDYISPVNEPQWDWTGGQEGTPFWNNEITRIVKALNSELINRNLTPKIDISEAGQINYLFEQGNKPGRSEQIMDFFEPSSENYVGNLEKIGHSISGHSYFTTSPYPSMISVRKMLKSEMESVPDLNYWMSEYCILGDNNGEIQGNGRDLGINPALYLARVIHTDLTVAEASAWHWWTAISAYDYKDGLVYVDKNIENGNYYDSKMLWALGNFSRFIRPGSQRIQISSPDSSNKDFLFSAYKNPETGEKIIVIVNSKFDEIPVKLQDTSASSLEAYVTSSSKDLEKTDLNSQDIINIPSRSIVTLLLK; translated from the coding sequence ATGATAAAGATAAAAGCATTGCAGCCATTTAAATTATGTATTATTATTTTATTAGGGTGTTTTAGTGCTGCCTCTTGCCAATCTAATGATGAAAGCAACATAGAAGTTCCTTTTGATAATGCCTCAGGTGAAAAAATAATAAATTTAAAAATTCAGGAAAATAATATTTTTCAAACCATTGAAAATTTTGGGGCTAGTGATGCTTGGTCTGCCCAGTTTGTTGGAAAATGGCCTGAAGAGAAAAAAAATATTATCGCCGATCTTCTCTTCAGTAAAGAAATTGATCAAGAGGGCAACCCTATAGGAATTGGTTTATCGTTATGGCGTTTTAATTTAGGGGCAGGAAGCGCGTCTCAAGGAGCTGCGAGTGGCATATCAGATCCTTGGCGAAGAGGTGAATCTTTTATTGTTCCTGAAACTGGAAAATATGATTGGGATAAAATGCAGGGACAGGTGTGGTTTGCCAATGCCGCTAAATCAAGAGGTGTAGAGAAACTTTTGCTTTTTACAAACAGTCCACCAGTAACGATTACGAGAAATGGCAAAGCTTTTACAAGTGATTCAAATCAATCTAATTTGTCTCCCGAACATTATGATGAATTTGCTGACTATCTCGCCGATGTAGTGGAAGGTTTATCTAAAAAAGGCCTGCATGTCGATTACATAAGTCCTGTTAACGAACCACAATGGGACTGGACAGGCGGGCAGGAAGGAACGCCGTTTTGGAACAATGAAATTACCAGAATTGTTAAAGCCCTGAATTCAGAATTGATAAATAGAAATCTCACCCCCAAAATTGATATCTCAGAAGCAGGTCAGATCAATTACTTGTTTGAACAAGGCAATAAACCTGGAAGGTCAGAACAGATTATGGATTTTTTTGAACCTTCTTCTGAAAATTATGTCGGCAACCTCGAAAAAATTGGACATAGCATTTCCGGGCACAGTTATTTTACCACTTCCCCCTATCCTTCAATGATTTCTGTTAGAAAAATGCTAAAATCGGAAATGGAAAGTGTACCAGATTTAAATTACTGGATGTCGGAATATTGTATTTTAGGCGACAATAATGGCGAAATTCAAGGAAATGGTCGTGATTTGGGAATTAATCCGGCACTTTATCTCGCCAGAGTAATTCACACAGACCTTACTGTTGCCGAAGCTTCGGCATGGCATTGGTGGACGGCTATCTCTGCCTATGATTATAAAGATGGACTTGTTTATGTTGACAAAAACATCGAGAACGGAAATTATTACGATAGTAAAATGCTCTGGGCTCTGGGTAATTTTAGTCGCTTTATTAGACCTGGTTCCCAAAGAATTCAAATTTCATCTCCAGATTCTTCAAATAAAGACTTTTTGTTCTCTGCTTATAAAAATCCGGAGACCGGCGAAAAGATTATAGTAATAGTGAATTCAAAATTTGATGAGATTCCTGTTAAACTGCAGGATACTTCAGCCTCTTCGTTAGAAGCTTATGTAACCTCTTCAAGTAAGGATCTTGAAAAGACTGACCTGAATTCTCAAGATATAATCAATATCCCTTCTCGTTCCATCGTAACCTTACTACTAAAATAG